One Methylobacterium sp. 77 DNA window includes the following coding sequences:
- a CDS encoding thiazole synthase — MNGHTIEAAAEDALVIAGVALSSRLFIGTAGYPTQSIMVDAVEASGAEIVTASIRRVSLQGHGSDTVRRLKGYRFLPNTAGCETARDAIMTAELAREALDTNWIKVEVIGDRETLYPDVSELLEACRHLVDDGFIVLPYCNDDPVVCQRLADIGCAAVMPMGSLIGSGMGVANPANLELICRRASVPVIVDAGIGTASDAVVAMELGAAGCLLNTAVAKADDPVRMARAMRHAVEAGRLAHLAGRIPKRGRAEPSSPQLGLVGS; from the coding sequence ATGAACGGACACACGATCGAAGCCGCCGCCGAGGATGCGCTCGTCATCGCCGGCGTGGCCTTGAGTTCACGGCTCTTCATCGGCACGGCGGGTTATCCGACGCAGAGCATCATGGTCGATGCCGTCGAGGCTTCCGGGGCCGAGATCGTCACCGCATCGATCCGCCGGGTCTCGCTCCAGGGCCATGGGTCGGACACGGTGAGGCGCCTCAAGGGATATCGCTTCCTGCCCAATACCGCTGGATGCGAAACCGCGCGCGACGCGATCATGACGGCGGAACTGGCACGCGAGGCGCTCGATACGAACTGGATCAAGGTCGAGGTCATCGGCGATCGGGAAACGCTCTACCCGGACGTCTCCGAATTGCTGGAAGCCTGCCGCCATCTCGTCGATGACGGGTTCATCGTACTGCCCTATTGCAACGACGATCCCGTCGTGTGCCAGCGGCTCGCCGATATCGGCTGTGCGGCGGTCATGCCGATGGGGTCGCTCATCGGCTCGGGGATGGGGGTGGCCAATCCCGCCAATCTCGAACTGATCTGTCGACGCGCCAGCGTGCCCGTCATCGTCGATGCGGGAATCGGCACCGCTTCCGATGCCGTCGTGGCGATGGAACTCGGAGCAGCCGGCTGCCTCCTCAACACCGCCGTCGCCAAGGCCGACGATCCCGTGCGCATGGCCCGCGCCATGCGCCACGCCGTCGAAGCCGGCCGCCTCGCCCATCTCGCCGGCCGCATCCCCAAGCGGGGCCGCGCCGAACCGTCGAGCCCGCAGCTTGGTCTCGTCGGTTCGTGA
- a CDS encoding FAD-dependent monooxygenase codes for MTVAIVGAGIGGLTAALALEAAGHGVTLIERRTGFSEVGAGLQLSPNASRVLIGLGLGAALRRAASEPPRVVVRALGSGREIGGVDLGAELRGRHGAPYYVIHRADLQTLLLDAVRSRPGIRLLMGRDVKGLVESNVSVELMLESGQGSKSETLSVDLVVGADGVRSTLRGHFDGKPLKSCGEAAWRATIPREAAPPELQGDETGLWLGRRRHVVHYPIQGGQSINIVAVVPERLGSEDWGQLGEPAVLRAQFPDATPVLAGLLTAPDSWLVWSLVDRPTARPMARGRVALVGDAAHPVLPFLAQGAALAIEDAAVLALTLKADDVPTSLAAYAATRASRTKRVQSAARGNGRTYHAGPLVGFARNAVMRRLGPSGMGRRYDWLYGWAP; via the coding sequence ATGACCGTCGCCATCGTCGGCGCCGGAATCGGTGGCCTGACCGCCGCCCTCGCGCTCGAAGCCGCCGGGCATGGCGTGACGCTCATCGAGCGCAGGACCGGATTCAGCGAGGTCGGGGCGGGCCTGCAGCTATCGCCTAACGCCAGCCGCGTTCTGATCGGCCTCGGCCTCGGCGCGGCCCTTCGCAGGGCCGCGAGCGAACCGCCGAGGGTGGTGGTCCGCGCCCTCGGATCAGGCCGCGAGATTGGCGGCGTCGATCTCGGCGCCGAGCTGCGTGGGCGCCACGGCGCGCCCTATTACGTCATCCACCGGGCCGATCTCCAGACGCTGCTGCTCGACGCCGTCCGAAGCCGGCCGGGGATCCGCCTGCTGATGGGGCGGGACGTGAAGGGGCTCGTCGAGTCGAACGTTTCCGTCGAACTGATGCTGGAGAGTGGCCAGGGCTCGAAGTCCGAGACCCTTTCGGTCGACCTCGTGGTCGGAGCCGACGGCGTACGCTCGACCCTGCGCGGACATTTCGACGGCAAGCCGCTGAAATCCTGTGGCGAGGCTGCTTGGCGCGCGACGATCCCGCGTGAGGCCGCCCCACCCGAATTGCAGGGTGACGAGACCGGTCTCTGGCTCGGACGTCGCCGGCACGTCGTGCATTACCCGATTCAGGGCGGACAGAGCATCAACATCGTCGCCGTGGTGCCCGAGCGGCTCGGCAGCGAGGATTGGGGCCAACTTGGTGAGCCGGCGGTCCTGCGCGCCCAGTTTCCCGATGCCACTCCAGTGCTGGCAGGTCTCCTGACCGCACCGGATTCCTGGCTGGTCTGGTCCCTCGTCGACCGGCCTACGGCACGGCCCATGGCGCGGGGCCGGGTCGCGCTCGTCGGCGACGCGGCCCATCCCGTCCTGCCGTTCCTGGCACAGGGGGCGGCCCTCGCCATCGAGGATGCGGCCGTCCTTGCCCTGACCTTGAAGGCCGATGACGTGCCGACATCACTGGCCGCCTATGCCGCGACGCGCGCCTCCCGCACGAAGCGCGTGCAATCCGCGGCGCGCGGCAACGGCCGAACCTACCATGCCGGCCCGCTCGTCGGCTTTGCCCGCAATGCCGTGATGCGCCGCCTCGGTCCGTCCGGAATGGGCCGTCGCTACGACTGGCTCTACGGCTGGGCGCCGTGA
- the thiO gene encoding glycine oxidase ThiO: protein MDVSATSTIGSRRTTGIAIEAATLPERSDVVVVGAGLIGLSSAWRLAEAGLTVTVIERDTVGAGASLAATGMLAPAAEHEPGSDPLLPLALESLARWPGFRDDLQTASGIGIDYREEGTLVLAIGRDEVDRLRFRHDLQVRSGLSARWLSGMEVRAREPALRPSVTAGLFCAEDHQVDPRLVMAALTRAAQAAGVVIVEHCPVEALDWEGGRVRGVTTPRGQMSAGVVILAAGAWSGEAGLLPDELALPVRPLRGQSLALKTNARTGNLSHMVWTEQVHMAPKADGHLIIGATVEDCGFVPGVTAGGLYALLEGARRVLPGIEEMEVEAVWSGFRPTSDDDAPIIDRLAPGLVAATGHHRNGYLLAPATADAVAALIVEGALPGFAGGFGLARFQRPARAERRAFA from the coding sequence TTGGACGTCTCAGCCACATCAACAATCGGTTCGCGCCGAACCACCGGTATCGCCATCGAAGCCGCTACGCTTCCTGAGCGAAGCGACGTCGTTGTCGTCGGCGCCGGGCTGATCGGACTTTCGTCGGCTTGGCGTCTGGCCGAGGCCGGTCTCACCGTGACGGTGATCGAGCGCGATACGGTCGGCGCCGGGGCGAGCCTCGCGGCCACCGGCATGCTGGCCCCAGCCGCCGAACACGAACCCGGTTCTGATCCGCTCCTGCCGCTGGCGTTGGAGAGCCTGGCGCGCTGGCCAGGGTTTCGTGACGATCTCCAGACCGCTTCCGGTATCGGCATCGACTACCGGGAGGAGGGGACCCTCGTGCTGGCGATCGGCCGCGACGAGGTCGACCGCCTGCGGTTTCGGCACGATCTGCAGGTCCGGTCCGGCCTCTCAGCACGCTGGCTTTCCGGAATGGAGGTTCGTGCCCGAGAGCCGGCTTTGCGTCCCTCGGTCACGGCCGGCCTGTTCTGCGCGGAGGATCATCAGGTCGATCCGCGCCTCGTCATGGCGGCACTCACTCGTGCCGCCCAGGCCGCCGGCGTCGTCATCGTCGAGCATTGTCCGGTCGAGGCGCTCGATTGGGAAGGCGGTCGTGTCCGTGGCGTGACGACGCCTCGCGGGCAGATGTCGGCCGGGGTCGTGATTCTCGCAGCCGGTGCCTGGAGCGGCGAAGCCGGGCTCCTCCCGGATGAACTCGCCCTGCCGGTGCGACCCTTGCGTGGCCAGTCGCTCGCTCTGAAGACCAACGCCCGGACGGGCAATCTCTCGCACATGGTCTGGACCGAGCAGGTTCACATGGCTCCGAAAGCCGACGGGCATCTCATCATCGGCGCCACTGTGGAGGATTGCGGCTTCGTTCCCGGCGTCACGGCCGGCGGCCTCTATGCTCTGCTGGAAGGGGCGAGGCGCGTCCTGCCCGGCATCGAGGAGATGGAAGTCGAGGCGGTCTGGAGTGGCTTCAGGCCGACATCCGACGATGATGCGCCGATCATCGACAGGCTCGCTCCCGGTCTCGTCGCGGCCACCGGCCATCATCGCAACGGCTACCTTCTGGCTCCCGCGACCGCAGATGCCGTCGCCGCCCTGATCGTCGAAGGTGCGCTGCCCGGTTTCGCTGGCGGCTTCGGCCTCGCCAGATTTCAGCGGCCGGCGCGCGCGGAAAGGAGGGCCTTCGCATGA
- the thiS gene encoding sulfur carrier protein ThiS, producing MRLTINGNLREIEAADLSGLFLIEAEETGIESPQGIAIALNGTVIRRRDWEATPVAEGDKVEIVRAMQGG from the coding sequence ATGAGGCTCACCATCAACGGAAACCTGCGCGAGATCGAGGCCGCCGACCTTTCCGGCCTCTTCCTGATCGAGGCGGAGGAGACGGGAATCGAAAGCCCGCAAGGGATCGCGATTGCGTTGAACGGCACGGTCATCCGCCGACGCGACTGGGAGGCAACCCCGGTCGCGGAGGGCGACAAGGTCGAGATCGTGCGCGCCATGCAGGGCGGATAG
- a CDS encoding circularly permuted type 2 ATP-grasp protein, giving the protein MALAAFDEMNGIPGAAMGDSAVREAYDSLKSWLDTTPPEHFNTRRSQAEMLFRRIGITFAVYGANESTERLIPFDIIPRVITKPEWSFLERGLKQRVTAINAFLSDIYGAQECIKAGIIPADLVYRNPHYRMEMRAFKVPHDLYVHIAGIDIVRTGENDFFVLEDNARTPSGVSYMLENREVMLRLFPELFSRHRVAPVENYPDSLLATLRSLAPQTATRDPSVVLLTPGRYNSAFYEHSFLADKLGVDLVEASDLFTKDDVVYMRTTEGPRRVDVIYRRLDDDFLDPLVFRPDSVLGVPGLMNAYERGTVTLANAVGTGIADDKAVYSYMPEIVKFFTGEEPILHNVPTFRCREKEAFSYVMDNLADLVVKEVNGSGGYGMLVGPHATKREIEDFGRKLRHSPDGFIAQPTLALSTCPTFVASGVAPRHVDLRPFVLCGSDEIRIVPGGLTRVALKEGSLVVNSSQGGGTKDTWVLDA; this is encoded by the coding sequence ATGGCGCTCGCTGCGTTCGACGAGATGAATGGGATACCCGGAGCCGCCATGGGCGATTCCGCGGTTCGCGAGGCCTATGACAGCCTGAAATCATGGCTCGATACGACGCCGCCCGAACACTTCAACACGCGTCGCAGCCAGGCCGAGATGCTCTTCCGGCGCATCGGCATCACCTTCGCCGTCTATGGCGCCAACGAATCCACCGAGCGCCTGATCCCGTTCGACATCATCCCCAGGGTGATTACCAAGCCCGAATGGAGCTTCCTCGAACGCGGGCTGAAGCAGCGCGTGACGGCGATCAACGCCTTTCTCAGCGACATCTACGGTGCCCAGGAATGCATCAAGGCCGGGATCATTCCGGCGGATCTGGTCTATCGCAACCCGCATTACCGCATGGAGATGCGTGCCTTCAAAGTCCCGCACGACCTCTACGTCCACATTGCCGGAATCGATATCGTCCGCACCGGGGAGAACGATTTCTTCGTGCTGGAGGACAACGCCCGCACTCCCTCCGGCGTCTCTTACATGCTGGAGAACAGGGAGGTGATGCTACGCCTCTTCCCCGAACTGTTCTCGCGTCACCGCGTGGCGCCCGTGGAAAATTACCCGGATTCGCTTCTTGCGACTTTGCGCAGCCTCGCTCCGCAGACGGCGACGCGTGATCCTTCCGTCGTTCTGCTCACCCCCGGCCGCTACAATTCGGCGTTCTATGAACACTCGTTTCTGGCCGACAAGCTCGGCGTAGATCTGGTGGAGGCGTCGGACCTCTTCACCAAGGACGACGTGGTCTACATGCGCACGACCGAAGGTCCGCGCCGGGTCGACGTGATCTACCGCCGCCTCGACGACGATTTCCTCGATCCGCTCGTCTTCCGCCCCGATTCCGTACTTGGCGTTCCCGGCCTGATGAATGCTTACGAGCGCGGGACCGTAACCCTCGCCAACGCGGTCGGTACGGGCATCGCCGACGACAAGGCCGTCTACAGCTACATGCCGGAGATCGTGAAGTTCTTCACCGGCGAGGAGCCGATCCTGCACAACGTGCCGACCTTCCGCTGTCGCGAGAAGGAGGCGTTCTCCTATGTCATGGACAACCTCGCCGACCTCGTCGTGAAGGAGGTCAATGGGTCCGGCGGCTACGGCATGCTGGTCGGTCCGCATGCCACGAAGCGGGAGATCGAGGATTTCGGCCGCAAGCTGCGACACTCGCCTGACGGGTTCATCGCTCAGCCGACCCTGGCCCTGTCCACTTGCCCGACCTTCGTCGCCTCGGGCGTCGCGCCGCGTCACGTCGATCTGCGGCCGTTCGTGCTATGCGGTTCCGACGAGATCAGGATCGTTCCCGGCGGATTGACCCGCGTGGCTCTCAAGGAAGGGTCGCTTGTGGTCAATTCGAGCCAGGGTGGCGGCACCAAGGATACCTGGGTGCTCGACGCCTGA
- the map gene encoding type I methionyl aminopeptidase — protein MTQNEQAVVEGGRRAPRPPIHGPEGFEGMRRAGRLTAEALDVLMEATGPGVTTEALDRLAYEFAMDHGAYPASLLYRGYPKSICTSINHVVCHGIPNEKPLREGDIVNLDICLIVDGWHGDSSRMAYVGEVPRKAARLCEITHECLMRGIAAIKPGGSTTDIGRAIQAYAESERCSVVRDFCGHGLGRTYHDAPTILHYVEPSYDVAFQPGQFFTVEPMINLGRPAVKVLSDGWTAVTRDRSLSAQFEHTVAVTETGVEVFTYSPKGLHQPVNPSA, from the coding sequence ATGACCCAGAACGAACAGGCCGTCGTCGAAGGCGGACGCCGCGCGCCTCGTCCGCCGATCCACGGTCCCGAAGGGTTCGAAGGCATGCGCAGGGCCGGACGCCTGACGGCGGAAGCCCTCGACGTGCTGATGGAAGCCACAGGCCCAGGCGTGACCACGGAAGCTCTCGACCGGCTTGCCTACGAATTCGCCATGGACCACGGCGCCTACCCGGCTTCGCTGCTCTATCGCGGCTATCCGAAGTCGATCTGCACCTCGATCAACCACGTGGTTTGCCACGGCATCCCCAACGAGAAGCCACTGCGCGAGGGCGATATCGTCAATCTCGACATCTGCCTGATCGTCGACGGCTGGCACGGCGATTCCAGCCGGATGGCCTATGTCGGCGAAGTGCCGCGCAAGGCGGCACGCCTGTGTGAGATCACCCACGAATGCCTCATGCGCGGCATCGCCGCGATCAAGCCGGGCGGCTCGACCACGGATATCGGCCGCGCGATCCAGGCCTATGCGGAATCCGAGCGCTGCTCGGTGGTCCGCGACTTCTGCGGTCACGGCCTCGGGCGTACCTACCATGATGCGCCGACCATCCTGCATTATGTCGAGCCGAGCTACGACGTGGCGTTCCAGCCCGGGCAATTCTTCACGGTTGAGCCGATGATCAATCTCGGTCGACCGGCAGTGAAGGTGCTCTCCGACGGCTGGACCGCGGTGACGCGGGATCGTTCGCTGTCCGCGCAGTTCGAGCACACGGTGGCGGTGACGGAGACGGGGGTCGAGGTCTTCACCTACTCCCCCAAGGGCCTGCATCAGCCGGTCAATCCATCCGCCTGA
- a CDS encoding peptidase, translated as MTYCVGLLVEEGLVMVADTRTNAGLDDISTYRKLHHFNVPGERVMMLASAGNLSITQSVLSMLAEGVSDDDGEPTLKITETTTMFQAAQLIGKAIRRVRIVEKAGFEAANLRFSISLLFGGQIGNEPMRLFLIYSAGNFIECSTDAPFLQIGEHKYGKPILDRAVKFETELYDALKVSLVSMDSTMRSNLGVGLPIDIAVARRGALDLEVSHRIEAGESYFHDLRERWSAALRAAHRAIPRPPYGPAAR; from the coding sequence ATGACCTATTGCGTCGGGCTCCTCGTCGAGGAAGGGCTCGTGATGGTTGCCGACACCCGCACGAATGCGGGACTCGACGACATCTCGACCTACCGCAAGCTGCATCACTTCAACGTCCCGGGCGAACGTGTGATGATGCTGGCCTCGGCCGGCAACCTCTCAATCACACAATCGGTGCTGAGCATGCTCGCCGAGGGCGTATCCGACGACGATGGTGAGCCGACGCTGAAGATCACCGAAACGACGACGATGTTCCAGGCCGCCCAGCTCATCGGCAAGGCGATCCGTCGTGTCCGCATCGTCGAGAAGGCCGGGTTCGAGGCGGCCAACCTGCGGTTCTCGATCTCTCTGTTGTTCGGCGGCCAGATCGGCAACGAGCCGATGCGCCTGTTCCTGATCTACTCGGCCGGGAACTTCATAGAGTGCAGCACCGATGCGCCGTTCCTCCAGATCGGCGAACATAAATACGGCAAGCCGATCCTCGACCGTGCCGTGAAATTCGAGACCGAACTTTACGATGCCTTGAAGGTCAGCCTCGTCTCCATGGATTCGACCATGCGCTCGAATCTCGGTGTCGGATTGCCCATCGATATTGCCGTGGCGAGGCGCGGCGCTCTCGACCTCGAGGTCAGCCATCGGATCGAGGCGGGGGAATCGTACTTCCACGACCTCCGGGAGCGTTGGTCGGCGGCCCTGCGCGCCGCGCACCGCGCTATCCCCCGGCCGCCTTACGGCCCTGCGGCACGCTAG
- a CDS encoding transglutaminase family protein has product MRIRVFHETTYTYEHPARGLIQLLRLRPRDHDGQYVRRWRIEPSVDGRISEREDGFGNVTHWFTADEPADALTIRVTGEVDTNEMHGIVRGTVERLPDVFYLRDSDLAVANSELQAFAKSVVDEGDSSVLPCLHRLLAAVYDTVVFEPGPTSASTTAAQSFAAGKGVCQDLAHIFIAAARHLEIPARYVSGYFHRADGVEDQEAGHAWAEALVPGLGWVGFDPANGIATTEAHIRVAIGLDYLGAAPIRGSRMGGGTETLEVKLRVEQAQAAIQA; this is encoded by the coding sequence ATGCGCATTCGCGTCTTCCACGAGACCACGTACACCTATGAGCATCCGGCTCGCGGACTCATCCAGCTTCTGCGCCTTCGCCCGCGCGACCATGATGGACAATATGTCCGCCGCTGGCGGATCGAGCCTTCGGTGGATGGGCGGATCAGTGAGCGGGAGGACGGATTCGGAAACGTCACTCACTGGTTCACGGCCGATGAGCCGGCCGATGCCCTGACCATCCGGGTGACCGGCGAAGTCGATACCAACGAGATGCACGGCATCGTTCGCGGCACGGTGGAACGCCTGCCCGACGTGTTCTACCTGCGCGACTCTGATCTCGCCGTCGCCAACAGCGAGCTTCAGGCTTTTGCCAAGAGCGTGGTCGACGAGGGCGATTCCTCGGTCCTGCCTTGCCTCCATCGCCTCCTTGCTGCCGTCTACGACACCGTCGTGTTCGAGCCGGGCCCGACCAGCGCCAGCACCACCGCCGCGCAATCCTTCGCGGCCGGAAAGGGCGTCTGCCAGGATCTTGCACATATTTTCATCGCTGCAGCGCGGCATCTGGAGATTCCCGCTCGCTACGTCTCGGGTTATTTCCATCGCGCCGATGGCGTGGAGGATCAGGAGGCGGGGCATGCCTGGGCGGAAGCCCTGGTGCCCGGCCTCGGCTGGGTGGGTTTCGACCCGGCCAATGGTATCGCTACGACGGAGGCACATATCCGCGTCGCGATCGGGCTCGATTATCTGGGAGCGGCTCCGATCCGCGGTAGCCGGATGGGTGGCGGGACTGAGACGCTCGAAGTGAAGCTTCGCGTGGAACAGGCTCAAGCCGCCATCCAGGCTTAA
- the radC gene encoding DNA repair protein RadC, with product MPRLPIESSIGEAALEAPHYLGHRDRLRARFAQAGSDALPDYELLELVLFRAIPRRDVKPLAKALIRRFGSFAEVVSAEPNRLAEVEGVSQGVIGDLKLIEAAGHRLARGAIAARPLLSSWAALLEYCRATMAFSAREQFRVLFLDKRNHLIADEVQGQGTVDHTPVYPREVARRALELSATAIILAHNHPSGDPAPSAADIKMTREIVAILDPLGIVVHDHVILGRDGHASLKGLKLI from the coding sequence ATGCCGCGCCTCCCCATCGAATCGTCCATCGGCGAGGCCGCGCTCGAGGCGCCGCACTATCTCGGGCATCGCGACCGGCTGCGCGCCCGCTTCGCTCAGGCCGGCTCCGATGCCCTGCCGGATTACGAGCTCCTCGAACTCGTTCTCTTCCGCGCGATCCCGCGACGGGACGTGAAGCCTCTGGCCAAGGCCCTGATCCGCCGCTTCGGCAGCTTCGCCGAGGTGGTGAGCGCGGAGCCGAACCGGCTGGCGGAGGTCGAGGGTGTCAGCCAGGGCGTCATCGGCGATCTGAAGCTCATCGAGGCGGCAGGCCACCGCCTCGCGCGAGGCGCTATCGCCGCGCGCCCCCTGCTCTCTTCCTGGGCGGCGCTCTTGGAATATTGCCGCGCGACCATGGCGTTCTCGGCCCGCGAGCAGTTCCGCGTTCTGTTTCTCGACAAGCGCAACCACCTCATCGCCGACGAGGTCCAGGGCCAGGGCACCGTCGATCACACTCCTGTCTATCCACGCGAGGTCGCACGCCGGGCCCTCGAACTGTCGGCCACCGCCATCATCCTCGCCCATAACCACCCGTCCGGCGACCCGGCGCCGTCGGCCGCCGATATCAAGATGACGCGGGAGATCGTCGCCATCCTCGACCCGCTGGGAATTGTCGTCCACGACCACGTCATTCTCGGCCGCGATGGACATGCGAGTCTGAAAGGGTTGAAGCTGATATGA
- a CDS encoding alpha-E domain-containing protein, translating to MLSRTADNLYWLSRYAERAEFVARILDAAHRLAALPSSYGGGETNEWASALASAGDPEVFKPLYDSVNEATVCNFLAFSPHNPSSIRSCIETARENARSVRTALTTEMWDAINGAWLELRNYEGRDLNRDEFSRFLEWVKGVSLAFDGSAYRTMLRNDAYWFTRLGTAIERADNTARILDVKYRILLPATEKVGGSLDYFQWTTILREVSAFNAYHWVYRESVKPLLVADLLILNRQMPRSLTNCYGMLVEHLDLIADAYGRRGASQRLASNTLARLESENIDRVFRSGLHEFVTAFIVENNRLGAAVIEQYLV from the coding sequence ATGCTATCCCGGACCGCCGACAATCTGTACTGGCTCTCGCGCTATGCCGAGCGGGCCGAGTTCGTTGCCCGCATCCTCGATGCGGCGCACCGGCTCGCCGCCCTCCCCTCTAGTTACGGCGGTGGCGAGACCAACGAATGGGCGTCGGCCCTGGCCTCCGCCGGCGACCCGGAAGTGTTCAAGCCACTCTACGACAGCGTCAACGAAGCGACGGTGTGCAACTTCCTCGCTTTCTCGCCGCACAACCCATCTTCGATCCGTTCCTGCATCGAGACGGCGCGTGAAAATGCGAGATCCGTACGCACGGCGCTGACCACCGAAATGTGGGACGCCATCAACGGCGCATGGCTCGAGTTGCGCAACTACGAGGGCAGAGATCTCAACCGCGACGAGTTCAGCCGCTTCCTCGAATGGGTGAAGGGCGTGTCGCTCGCGTTCGATGGCTCGGCCTATCGCACCATGCTGCGCAACGACGCATATTGGTTCACCCGGCTGGGTACGGCGATCGAGCGCGCCGACAATACGGCCCGTATTCTCGACGTGAAGTATCGGATCCTCCTTCCCGCCACGGAGAAGGTCGGTGGAAGCCTGGATTATTTCCAGTGGACCACGATCCTGCGCGAAGTCTCGGCCTTCAACGCCTATCATTGGGTCTACCGCGAGAGCGTCAAGCCGCTCCTGGTGGCCGACCTGCTCATCCTCAACCGGCAGATGCCGCGCTCCCTCACCAATTGCTACGGCATGCTGGTGGAACACCTGGATCTCATCGCCGACGCCTATGGACGGCGCGGTGCGAGCCAGCGGCTTGCGAGCAACACGCTCGCTCGCCTCGAAAGCGAAAACATCGACCGGGTCTTCCGCTCGGGGCTACACGAGTTCGTCACCGCCTTCATCGTGGAAAACAATCGCCTCGGCGCGGCGGTCATCGAGCAATATCTGGTGTAG
- a CDS encoding thiamine phosphate synthase, whose product MTPALSPLLVVTDRTGSTRPLVERVVASLSGGARWIWFRDRDLDTAARRSLAEAVMRAVRMAGARLVVGGDVMLARAVGADGVHLGGHATFEDITTARRDLPPGCLIGVSAHSPDDVARAEQAGVDYATLSPIFATPSKPGYGPALGPDALRSRRDLRIPVFALGGITSENLHSCRDAGFAGIVVMGGVMRADDPSAAVRAYLKAWDGRG is encoded by the coding sequence GTGACGCCGGCTCTATCACCGCTTCTCGTCGTGACGGATCGAACGGGCAGCACGCGCCCCTTGGTCGAGAGAGTGGTTGCGTCGCTCTCGGGGGGCGCTCGCTGGATCTGGTTCAGGGATCGCGATCTCGACACGGCCGCGCGGCGATCCCTCGCTGAAGCGGTGATGCGTGCGGTGCGCATGGCCGGTGCCCGGCTTGTCGTCGGCGGAGACGTTATGCTCGCCCGCGCCGTCGGTGCCGATGGCGTCCATCTTGGCGGTCATGCGACTTTCGAGGACATCACCACGGCACGGCGCGATCTTCCGCCGGGGTGCCTGATCGGCGTCTCGGCTCATTCTCCAGACGATGTCGCCCGCGCCGAGCAGGCCGGCGTGGATTACGCCACGTTGAGCCCGATCTTCGCGACGCCGAGCAAGCCTGGATACGGGCCGGCACTCGGACCCGACGCTCTTCGGTCCCGTCGCGATCTGAGAATCCCGGTCTTTGCTCTCGGCGGCATCACATCCGAAAACCTCCATTCCTGCCGCGATGCCGGTTTTGCCGGAATCGTCGTCATGGGTGGGGTAATGAGAGCGGATGACCCGAGCGCTGCGGTGCGCGCCTACCTGAAAGCCTGGGACGGCAGAGGCTAG
- a CDS encoding zinc-finger domain-containing protein, with amino-acid sequence MADKAVPHFHNDLGVAVIHVGSKEFMCIGAKPPFDHPHVFLDMGTDEEIICQYCSTLYRYRPGLKAGTADPAASVWDDHSAKAA; translated from the coding sequence ATGGCTGACAAGGCGGTGCCGCATTTCCACAACGACCTTGGGGTCGCCGTGATCCATGTCGGCTCCAAGGAGTTCATGTGCATCGGCGCCAAGCCGCCCTTCGATCATCCGCACGTGTTCCTCGACATGGGGACCGATGAGGAGATCATCTGCCAGTATTGCTCGACACTCTACCGTTATCGGCCCGGCCTGAAGGCCGGAACGGCCGATCCGGCCGCGAGCGTCTGGGACGATCACAGCGCCAAGGCCGCCTGA